Proteins from one Phytoactinopolyspora mesophila genomic window:
- a CDS encoding sugar-binding protein has product MRLPLRLATVPLAALLVSSLSLASAGSSPSAAATAQGKAGGTGKMVDLDVLFVGAHPDDEAGALGTFGQWNEYDDLSAGVITITRGEGGGNAVGLEEGPDLGLIREAEERRAVAFAGIKHIYNLDKIDPFYTLSAPLHREAWDGDDPEETLSRVVRVVRATRPDVIVTMNPSPTPGNHGGHQEAARLAVEAYYAAADPDAFPEQLSDEGLEPWSAGRILRHGATGSAPGTGEMCETTSYNPADPSERVFGTWQGRMSEAAGETWALLQRRAQWEYVTQGWDRWPPPSDNPDELPCTWFTLIDSRTPYPEPTTGGTAAVEGAALPIEGGLPLGTELGIEADQFTQLPGVAFEATVRVQAADRPLNRPELDITVPEGWTVEQLDTLPRVITPGREATVSVTVTPADDAPAGERFNLAATLTTRDGASGTNETAVETVNEVSARVTPREEIADFNDWTHDQNLPNLETLIRQTASVGTGRTEEVTVDVTNDGEESVSGTVTLDLADGFQAEPAEQPFTDLPGGESTTVAFEITNVDESLPTSSNAPGGGYPFQVVTSYDSVTDVQEAVLELVPTTTVPKLDTAPDVNGVADDDEYPGEELDVSTHWEGVQVGPEDISATAKVSFTDEALYVFVDVTDDVLGSVLPPEDCKRHWRTDSVEITIDPRGTSENSATTFKTGIFPITDDPENGNPPCFQRDADNHQGPGEETAPGMEVASVVRGPQALTGREGCGSCGCAACTGAAALADAEFDEYTGYTVEAKIPFDVLPDTVDPERMGFNVLVYDSDTQDNTGQTRIGWSTFGGVQANPYGWGLATLPGLAASEPDPVEPILPSDVAQSIESPQSIAQSAEDGVPLGGAPGLDPKTMQVRSATVADDAVSVGLRTRTSGQANVFVWDGESVVGSVTGADVRRGQATLDVPIDHDGDGELEVLVAFITDDGTLAGARSVG; this is encoded by the coding sequence ATGCGATTACCACTTCGACTGGCCACCGTGCCTTTGGCAGCTTTACTCGTCTCCTCCTTGTCGCTCGCCTCGGCCGGCTCCTCGCCAAGCGCCGCGGCCACGGCACAGGGCAAAGCCGGCGGCACCGGCAAGATGGTCGACCTCGACGTGCTCTTCGTCGGCGCCCATCCGGATGACGAAGCCGGTGCCCTCGGCACCTTCGGGCAATGGAACGAGTACGACGATCTCAGTGCCGGGGTGATCACCATCACCCGTGGCGAAGGCGGCGGCAACGCCGTCGGATTGGAAGAGGGTCCGGATCTCGGACTGATCCGTGAGGCTGAGGAACGCCGCGCCGTCGCGTTCGCCGGCATCAAACACATTTACAACCTCGACAAGATCGACCCCTTCTACACCCTCAGTGCTCCACTGCATCGCGAGGCGTGGGACGGTGACGATCCTGAGGAGACCCTCAGCCGCGTCGTCCGGGTCGTGCGCGCCACCCGGCCGGACGTCATCGTGACGATGAACCCGTCCCCCACACCTGGCAACCACGGCGGACACCAGGAGGCGGCCCGGCTGGCCGTGGAGGCGTACTACGCCGCCGCCGACCCCGACGCCTTCCCCGAACAGTTGAGTGACGAAGGGCTCGAGCCCTGGTCGGCCGGGCGAATCCTGCGCCACGGCGCCACCGGCTCGGCCCCGGGCACCGGCGAAATGTGCGAGACCACGTCTTACAACCCAGCGGATCCGTCGGAGCGCGTCTTCGGCACCTGGCAGGGCCGGATGTCCGAGGCAGCCGGCGAGACATGGGCACTGCTGCAGCGCCGGGCCCAGTGGGAGTACGTGACACAAGGCTGGGACCGGTGGCCACCGCCATCGGATAACCCCGACGAACTCCCCTGTACCTGGTTCACCCTGATCGACAGCCGCACGCCGTACCCGGAGCCCACGACCGGAGGAACCGCGGCTGTGGAAGGCGCGGCGCTGCCCATCGAGGGTGGGCTGCCGCTGGGGACCGAGCTCGGCATCGAGGCGGACCAGTTCACCCAGCTTCCAGGGGTCGCCTTCGAGGCGACCGTACGGGTGCAGGCCGCCGACCGTCCACTGAACCGCCCCGAATTGGACATCACGGTTCCCGAGGGCTGGACCGTCGAACAGCTCGACACGTTGCCGCGGGTGATCACACCCGGCCGCGAAGCCACCGTCTCCGTCACCGTCACCCCGGCTGACGACGCGCCTGCCGGCGAGCGTTTCAATCTCGCAGCCACCCTCACCACGCGCGACGGCGCCAGCGGGACCAACGAGACCGCCGTCGAGACGGTCAACGAGGTCAGCGCCCGGGTCACCCCGAGAGAAGAGATCGCGGACTTCAACGACTGGACGCACGACCAGAACCTGCCGAACCTGGAGACGCTGATCCGCCAGACGGCTTCGGTCGGCACCGGCCGGACCGAAGAGGTCACCGTCGACGTCACCAACGACGGCGAAGAGTCGGTGAGCGGCACCGTGACACTCGACCTCGCGGACGGCTTCCAGGCAGAACCCGCCGAGCAGCCGTTCACCGACCTGCCCGGCGGCGAGTCCACGACGGTGGCCTTCGAGATCACCAACGTCGACGAGTCACTGCCGACGTCGAGCAACGCACCCGGCGGCGGCTACCCATTCCAGGTCGTCACGTCGTATGACTCGGTCACGGACGTGCAAGAGGCGGTCCTCGAGCTCGTGCCGACGACGACGGTGCCGAAACTCGACACCGCTCCGGACGTCAACGGCGTGGCCGACGACGACGAGTACCCAGGTGAAGAACTCGATGTCTCGACGCACTGGGAAGGCGTGCAGGTCGGGCCCGAGGACATCTCCGCGACCGCGAAGGTGAGCTTCACCGACGAGGCGTTGTACGTCTTCGTCGACGTCACCGACGACGTGCTCGGATCGGTCTTGCCACCCGAGGACTGCAAGCGGCACTGGAGGACCGACTCGGTGGAGATCACCATCGATCCCCGGGGAACGTCGGAGAACAGCGCCACGACCTTCAAAACCGGCATCTTCCCGATCACCGACGATCCGGAGAACGGCAACCCGCCCTGCTTCCAGCGCGACGCCGACAACCATCAGGGCCCTGGTGAGGAGACCGCGCCCGGTATGGAGGTCGCCTCTGTGGTTCGCGGCCCGCAGGCACTGACCGGACGTGAAGGCTGCGGTTCCTGCGGCTGCGCGGCCTGCACTGGAGCAGCGGCGCTGGCAGACGCCGAGTTCGACGAGTACACGGGTTACACGGTCGAGGCGAAGATCCCGTTCGACGTGCTGCCCGACACCGTGGACCCGGAGCGAATGGGCTTCAACGTGCTCGTGTACGACTCCGACACCCAGGACAACACCGGCCAGACGCGGATCGGGTGGTCGACGTTCGGCGGGGTCCAGGCCAATCCGTACGGCTGGGGTCTGGCGACGTTGCCGGGCCTGGCCGCGTCGGAGCCGGATCCGGTGGAGCCCATCTTGCCGTCCGATGTCGCGCAGAGCATCGAGTCGCCGCAGAGCATCGCTCAGTCCGCCGAGGACGGCGTGCCGCTCGGTGGTGCGCCCGGCCTGGATCCGAAGACCATGCAGGTCAGGTCGGCCACCGTGGCCGACGACGCCGTGTCGGTCGGGTTGCGAACCAGGACGAGCGGCCAGGCAAACGTCTTCGTGTGGGACGGCGAGTCGGTTGTCGGGTCGGTGACCGGTGCCGACGTCAGGCGCGGCCAGGCCACGCTTGATGTGCCCATCGATCACGACGGCGACGGCGAACTCGAGGTGCTCGTCGCGTTCATCACCGACGACGGCACGCTGGCCGGCGCCCGTTCCGTCGGCTGA
- a CDS encoding extracellular solute-binding protein encodes MSRTTRKLARFAAAATAVALVAACAPGSDDDGDDAEDNGASAEVETDLEDLGDVTLVVWDQEVRGGQSEQIDELNQAFEEEYPNITVDRVSRSTDDLRTTLRLALTDDDAPDVVQANNSRTEMGQYVGSGLLEPLDAYADTYGWFERFPESVRSLAMYSDDGEVYGDGALYGLPQMGEIVGLYYSKPKLDELGIDPPTTYDEFVAALETADDAGELPIQFGNLNPFAGIHEYGFVQNQFLDAETIRNLGFGRPGSSWLEPESIEATETIMSWVDDGYFTDGFAGLDYDDSWQQFTQGEGIFLVAGTWLLADLDDAMGEDVGFVLPPAGASGQRLVTGGISIPFAIPANSANKEAAAAYIDFITNADAMTTVAEAGNLPVVDADQQEASGLQAEVFEAWGQAGAEDLLVPYLDYATPTFFDTITAAIQDLLGGQRDPEDFLNHLETEYLEQVGG; translated from the coding sequence ATGAGTAGAACCACACGGAAACTGGCCCGGTTCGCCGCCGCCGCGACGGCAGTCGCACTCGTCGCGGCATGCGCGCCGGGTAGCGACGACGACGGTGACGACGCCGAAGACAACGGCGCCAGCGCCGAGGTGGAGACCGACCTGGAGGACTTGGGCGACGTCACCCTGGTCGTGTGGGATCAGGAGGTGCGCGGCGGTCAGTCCGAGCAGATCGATGAGCTGAACCAGGCGTTCGAGGAGGAGTACCCGAACATCACCGTCGACCGGGTCTCCCGTTCCACCGACGATCTCCGCACCACACTCCGGCTGGCACTGACCGACGACGACGCACCCGACGTCGTCCAGGCCAACAACAGCCGCACCGAGATGGGCCAGTACGTCGGCTCCGGACTGCTCGAGCCGCTCGACGCCTATGCCGACACGTACGGCTGGTTCGAGCGCTTCCCGGAGTCGGTGCGGTCGCTGGCGATGTACAGCGACGACGGTGAGGTGTACGGCGACGGGGCCCTGTACGGACTGCCGCAGATGGGCGAGATCGTCGGGCTTTACTACAGCAAGCCCAAACTCGACGAACTCGGCATCGATCCACCCACCACCTATGACGAGTTCGTCGCGGCGCTGGAGACCGCCGACGACGCCGGCGAGCTCCCGATCCAATTCGGCAACCTCAACCCGTTCGCCGGCATCCACGAATACGGCTTCGTACAGAACCAGTTCCTCGACGCCGAGACCATCCGCAACCTGGGATTCGGCCGGCCAGGTTCGTCCTGGCTGGAGCCGGAGAGCATCGAGGCCACCGAGACGATCATGTCCTGGGTGGACGATGGCTACTTCACCGACGGGTTCGCCGGACTCGACTACGACGACTCGTGGCAGCAGTTCACCCAGGGTGAGGGTATCTTCCTGGTGGCGGGCACCTGGCTGCTCGCCGACCTCGACGACGCCATGGGCGAGGACGTCGGATTCGTCCTCCCCCCAGCCGGTGCCAGCGGGCAGCGCCTGGTGACCGGGGGGATCAGCATCCCGTTCGCCATCCCGGCCAACAGCGCCAACAAGGAAGCCGCCGCGGCCTACATCGACTTCATCACCAACGCCGACGCGATGACCACGGTGGCGGAGGCCGGCAACCTGCCGGTCGTGGACGCGGACCAGCAGGAAGCCAGCGGCCTGCAGGCCGAGGTGTTCGAAGCGTGGGGACAGGCGGGCGCGGAAGACCTGCTGGTGCCTTACCTCGACTACGCCACACCGACGTTCTTCGACACCATCACCGCCGCGATCCAGGATCTCCTCGGCGGACAGCGCGACCCGGAGGACTTCCTGAACCACCTCGAGACGGAGTATCTGGAGCAGGTCGGCGGCTAG
- a CDS encoding carbohydrate kinase family protein — MPSSARPPRHAGSQRSSGRPAKSFHDPLEGIRRDGDPDVDIFLTGTVFFDIIFIGLEAPPQRGTEVWASGMGSGPGGVANMAVACSRLGLHTSLAAAFGEDLYGDYCRQTLSIQEGVDLTYSRYVTGWHSPVTVSTVYDRDRTMVTHGHITDVQARLVGQPPRARATFVDLGVERQPWVDTIAADGGLIFADLGWDPEARWDMGRLRESLSGCYAFSPNAVEAMSYTRTDSPIEAVKALSDLVPLAVVTCGSDGVIAHDRETDTIVHAPAVPVEAMDPTGAGDVFLAGLVTSTVAGWPVGQRLRLANLAAGLSVRHFGGALAAPGWGDIASWWADTGSKDPALTEDYAFLDEILPDYDVPEVSRAIATLGFRAGR, encoded by the coding sequence GTGCCAAGCTCCGCCCGACCACCGCGCCACGCTGGCTCGCAGCGCTCCTCCGGACGCCCGGCGAAGTCTTTCCATGACCCGCTGGAGGGCATTCGGCGCGACGGCGATCCGGACGTAGACATCTTCCTGACCGGCACCGTCTTCTTCGACATCATCTTCATCGGCCTCGAGGCTCCGCCGCAGCGCGGCACCGAGGTCTGGGCATCAGGCATGGGATCCGGCCCGGGAGGCGTCGCGAACATGGCGGTTGCCTGTTCCCGGCTCGGCCTGCACACAAGCCTGGCCGCGGCGTTCGGTGAGGACCTCTACGGCGACTACTGCCGGCAGACACTGAGCATCCAGGAAGGCGTCGACCTGACCTACTCCCGGTATGTCACCGGCTGGCACTCCCCCGTCACCGTATCGACGGTCTACGACCGCGACCGGACCATGGTCACCCACGGCCACATCACCGACGTCCAGGCACGGCTGGTCGGCCAGCCACCCCGGGCCCGCGCCACCTTCGTCGACCTGGGCGTCGAGCGCCAGCCCTGGGTCGACACGATCGCCGCCGACGGCGGATTGATCTTCGCCGATCTCGGCTGGGACCCGGAAGCTCGCTGGGACATGGGCCGGCTACGAGAAAGCCTCAGTGGCTGCTACGCGTTCTCCCCCAACGCCGTCGAAGCGATGAGTTACACCCGCACCGACTCTCCCATCGAGGCGGTGAAGGCGTTGTCGGATCTGGTACCGCTGGCCGTCGTCACCTGCGGTAGTGACGGCGTCATCGCACATGATCGTGAGACGGACACCATCGTCCACGCACCCGCGGTGCCGGTGGAGGCCATGGATCCCACCGGCGCCGGCGACGTTTTCCTCGCCGGCCTCGTCACCAGCACCGTGGCCGGCTGGCCAGTTGGACAGCGGCTGCGCCTGGCCAATCTCGCCGCTGGGCTGTCCGTGCGTCATTTCGGCGGCGCGCTCGCCGCGCCAGGCTGGGGCGATATCGCCAGCTGGTGGGCCGACACCGGCTCAAAAGACCCCGCGCTGACTGAGGACTACGCGTTTCTCGACGAGATTCTCCCCGACTACGACGTCCCCGAGGTTTCCCGAGCTATCGCCACACTCGGTTTCCGCGCCGGACGCTGA
- a CDS encoding 6-phospho-beta-glucosidase, with product MRLTILGGGGFRVPLVHSALAAEDSGVETVVLHDTDPARVHAVRAVLNEASTGRGPEVIVEEDLAAALKGTDFVFSAIRVGGLQGRICDERSALAEGMLGQETTGAGGICYGLRTVPVAQRIAEAVREHAPSAWVINFTNPAGMVTEAMSQILGDRVIGICDSPVGLFRRVARALKTDMADAWFDYAGLNHLGWLRRVLVDGRDVLPDLLADDEALTSFEEGKLFGAPWLRALGAIPNEYLYYYYFTPEAIASIKDAPATRGEFLLRQQDAFYQASDAHGAADRWDQVRLEREATYMAESREASGAGSRDSADLDGGGYDRVALALMRAIAADEQVTLVLNVRNRSALPGLDAAAVVEVPCLVGRNGAHPLAAGALEPSSSALVASVKAAERMTIEAASTGSRAAAVKALAIHPLVGSVHAAERILRRELESLPELRAVLTGD from the coding sequence ATGAGGCTGACCATCCTGGGCGGTGGCGGCTTCCGTGTCCCGCTCGTTCATTCCGCGCTGGCCGCGGAGGACTCCGGGGTCGAGACCGTGGTGCTGCACGACACCGACCCGGCCCGTGTCCACGCCGTGCGTGCGGTGCTGAACGAAGCCTCGACCGGGCGTGGGCCAGAGGTGATCGTCGAAGAAGACCTCGCCGCCGCGTTGAAAGGCACCGATTTCGTTTTCTCCGCCATCCGGGTCGGAGGGCTGCAAGGCCGCATCTGTGACGAGCGGTCAGCGCTGGCCGAAGGCATGCTGGGGCAGGAGACGACCGGGGCGGGCGGCATCTGCTATGGGCTGCGCACCGTTCCAGTCGCGCAGCGGATCGCGGAGGCCGTGCGTGAGCACGCGCCGTCGGCGTGGGTCATCAACTTCACCAACCCGGCGGGTATGGTCACCGAGGCCATGAGCCAGATCCTGGGCGACCGGGTGATAGGTATCTGCGACTCGCCGGTCGGGTTGTTCCGGCGCGTGGCCCGGGCTCTGAAAACGGACATGGCTGACGCGTGGTTCGACTACGCCGGGCTGAATCATCTCGGGTGGCTTCGGCGCGTGCTGGTGGACGGCCGGGACGTGCTGCCTGACCTACTGGCCGACGACGAGGCGCTGACCTCGTTCGAAGAGGGCAAGCTCTTCGGTGCTCCGTGGCTTCGGGCGCTCGGCGCGATCCCCAACGAGTACCTCTACTACTACTACTTCACGCCGGAGGCCATCGCGTCGATCAAGGACGCTCCCGCCACCCGCGGCGAGTTCCTTCTGCGCCAGCAGGACGCGTTCTATCAGGCTTCTGACGCACACGGTGCGGCTGATCGCTGGGACCAGGTCCGCCTCGAGCGCGAAGCCACGTACATGGCCGAAAGCCGGGAGGCCTCTGGCGCGGGAAGCCGGGACAGCGCCGACCTCGACGGCGGCGGCTACGACCGGGTGGCGCTGGCCCTGATGCGTGCCATCGCCGCTGATGAGCAGGTCACGCTTGTGCTCAACGTGCGCAACCGGTCCGCGCTGCCAGGGCTGGACGCCGCCGCCGTCGTCGAAGTGCCGTGCCTGGTGGGCCGCAACGGCGCGCATCCGCTGGCGGCTGGTGCCCTGGAGCCGTCGTCGTCGGCGCTCGTCGCGAGTGTCAAAGCCGCCGAGCGGATGACCATCGAGGCAGCGAGCACGGGGTCCCGGGCGGCGGCGGTCAAGGCGCTGGCCATCCACCCGCTGGTCGGGTCGGTGCACGCCGCCGAGCGCATCCTCCGCCGCGAGCTCGAGTCGCTGCCGGAGCTTCGCGCTGTGCTCACGGGTGATTGA
- a CDS encoding carbohydrate ABC transporter permease yields the protein MSSMVGTETAAREAARRRRPKGPPGEPRRLAYLYILPALIVFVTFIGLPLFRSATFSLYEWDGLGSSTWVGLANYAAVFTDPALRGAFIHALVLIVFYAVVPVSLGLLLAATMMRAGRMRGLGLFRVLIFLPQVVPMVVVAIAWRQIYAPEGPLNSLFRAVGLDAVARPWLGDYTWALPSVGLVGTWVGTGLCFVLFLAGMAKVPRELYEAARLDGASPRREFFAITLPSVRGELAVALTLTVIAALKTFDLVYVMTSGGPGNQTAVPSYEVYRHAFLIGEVGTAAALALVLTALVFVATVIINRIGDSNDGSAPAGASGIRALARRNRSGPPVASSDQPGPDPDLDDAGPEPEEPAGSDDPRQQGRGR from the coding sequence ATGAGCTCGATGGTGGGCACGGAGACCGCTGCCCGCGAGGCGGCGCGGCGGCGCCGCCCGAAGGGACCACCAGGCGAACCCAGGAGGCTGGCCTACCTTTACATCCTGCCGGCGCTCATCGTCTTCGTGACGTTCATCGGGCTTCCGCTGTTTCGAAGTGCCACGTTCTCGCTCTACGAGTGGGACGGCCTCGGCAGCAGCACGTGGGTTGGTCTGGCGAACTATGCCGCAGTGTTCACCGACCCGGCGCTTCGCGGGGCGTTCATACATGCCCTGGTGCTGATCGTGTTCTACGCCGTGGTTCCGGTGTCGCTGGGGCTGCTCCTGGCCGCCACCATGATGCGGGCCGGGCGGATGCGCGGGCTCGGGCTGTTCCGGGTCCTGATCTTCCTGCCTCAGGTGGTGCCGATGGTGGTCGTCGCCATCGCCTGGCGGCAGATCTACGCACCCGAAGGTCCCCTCAATTCACTCTTCCGGGCCGTGGGACTCGACGCCGTGGCCCGTCCATGGCTCGGCGACTACACCTGGGCGCTGCCGTCCGTCGGGCTGGTCGGGACCTGGGTCGGTACCGGTCTGTGCTTCGTGCTCTTCCTCGCGGGTATGGCGAAGGTTCCTCGCGAGCTGTACGAGGCGGCCCGCCTCGATGGCGCCAGCCCGCGGCGGGAGTTCTTCGCCATCACACTGCCTTCGGTCCGTGGGGAGCTCGCCGTCGCACTCACCCTGACCGTCATCGCCGCGCTGAAGACGTTCGACCTGGTGTACGTCATGACCAGCGGCGGTCCTGGCAACCAGACGGCCGTGCCGTCGTACGAGGTGTACCGGCACGCATTCCTGATCGGCGAGGTCGGCACCGCCGCCGCGCTGGCGCTGGTGCTCACCGCGCTGGTCTTCGTCGCCACCGTCATCATCAACCGGATCGGCGACAGCAACGACGGCTCGGCGCCGGCCGGAGCCAGCGGCATCCGCGCCCTGGCGCGCCGCAACCGGTCCGGGCCGCCCGTCGCATCGTCCGATCAGCCGGGGCCAGATCCGGATCTCGATGACGCTGGTCCGGAACCTGAGGAACCGGCCGGCTCGGATGATCCGCGGCAGCAAGGAAGGGGACGCTGA
- a CDS encoding acyltransferase family protein, translating into MSLMRGVRQAADQTPADRNRHVDMLRAFAITVVVLGHWLAIVVWTNDGIDGHSALEYLEWARPVTWAAQVMPLFFLVGGYANGASLTSHFQRGGDNAGWLLSRSARLLRPTSTFLVILAAAGLTARLLGADPGVVALAVWGASIPLWFLAAYSSLVFLAPFLYAAHRRFGLAFPAAVVVVVLLLDVARIGLEVPVIGDANYLLVWLVYHQIGLAWQDGSFAIRPAMFSGLAAAGIAVLVGITAFGPYPISMVVVPGAEAQNTSPPTFALLLLGLVQTAVVLALSGPANRFLQRAGPWRAVVAVNAFILTMFLWHMGSAVIASAALYTTGIFPQVEVDSAQWLLLRLPWLAVCAVILAVFVSLFASIENKGTGERKGRTVGNADVLARLRLPGWSWQAMTGLGIVGVMVGLLTIANAGRSDEHITGLAPTAIIFYLLGAGLLRLARHYHTTSRESADTSSGS; encoded by the coding sequence ATGAGCCTCATGCGAGGTGTGCGGCAAGCGGCTGACCAGACCCCGGCGGATCGCAACCGCCACGTGGACATGCTGCGCGCTTTCGCTATCACGGTGGTTGTCCTCGGCCACTGGCTGGCAATCGTGGTGTGGACCAACGACGGCATCGACGGGCACAGCGCACTCGAATATCTGGAGTGGGCACGCCCGGTCACGTGGGCCGCGCAGGTGATGCCGCTGTTCTTCCTGGTCGGCGGCTATGCGAACGGAGCGTCGCTGACGTCGCACTTCCAGCGCGGCGGAGACAACGCCGGCTGGCTGCTCAGCCGAAGCGCACGCCTCCTGCGCCCGACATCCACGTTCCTCGTAATTCTGGCGGCAGCCGGACTCACCGCTCGTCTGCTGGGTGCCGATCCGGGGGTCGTAGCCCTGGCGGTATGGGGCGCCTCGATACCGTTGTGGTTCCTGGCGGCGTATTCGAGCCTCGTGTTCCTCGCTCCGTTTCTTTATGCCGCGCACCGCAGGTTCGGGCTGGCCTTTCCCGCGGCCGTGGTTGTGGTCGTCCTGCTGCTCGACGTCGCGCGAATCGGGCTCGAGGTGCCCGTGATCGGGGACGCGAATTACCTCCTCGTCTGGCTCGTGTACCACCAGATCGGACTCGCCTGGCAGGACGGATCTTTCGCGATCCGGCCGGCGATGTTCAGTGGCCTGGCCGCAGCCGGTATCGCCGTGCTCGTCGGCATCACCGCGTTCGGTCCGTATCCCATCAGCATGGTGGTGGTACCTGGAGCCGAAGCCCAGAACACGTCCCCACCGACGTTCGCCCTGCTCCTCCTCGGGCTCGTCCAGACCGCGGTGGTTCTCGCGCTCAGCGGACCGGCCAACCGGTTCCTGCAGCGTGCGGGACCGTGGCGGGCCGTCGTCGCCGTGAACGCGTTCATTTTGACTATGTTCCTCTGGCACATGGGTTCAGCGGTGATCGCCTCGGCGGCTCTCTATACCACCGGGATCTTTCCGCAGGTGGAGGTCGACTCCGCCCAATGGCTGCTGCTGCGATTGCCGTGGCTGGCGGTCTGCGCGGTGATCCTCGCGGTATTCGTCAGCCTGTTCGCCTCGATCGAGAACAAAGGCACCGGCGAGCGCAAGGGCCGGACCGTGGGCAACGCTGACGTGTTGGCACGGCTTCGGCTCCCGGGATGGTCCTGGCAGGCGATGACCGGATTGGGCATCGTCGGCGTGATGGTCGGCCTACTCACGATCGCCAACGCCGGTCGCTCTGACGAACACATCACCGGACTAGCCCCGACGGCGATCATCTTCTACCTGCTCGGTGCCGGATTGCTGCGCCTGGCCCGGCACTACCACACGACGTCGCGCGAATCGGCTGACACATCCTCCGGCTCGTAG
- a CDS encoding carbohydrate ABC transporter permease — translation MMISRNERVANYAILILFASIALYPVLLILTTALSPDQIGDSGGLHFGNFADAWTQGRFSSYMRTSAIVAILVVGLSALFSIMAGYAFGTMRFRGSEVLFYVILLGIMVPAEALVVALYFDLRSVGLTNTLLAIVAPQVAQSVAFGTFWMRAYFRSSSREVVEAARLDGAGHWRTLWQVLVPMGRPAITTMLVLIFMWTWNEFLIPLVMATSEGLRTAPLGLAFFQGQYTAGTSLLAAGAALVALPVVVVYLFLQRHFIRGMVEGAVK, via the coding sequence CTGATGATCTCGCGCAACGAGCGAGTGGCGAACTACGCGATCCTCATCCTGTTCGCCTCGATCGCTCTCTATCCCGTCCTGCTGATCCTGACCACGGCATTGTCGCCGGATCAGATCGGTGACAGCGGCGGGCTGCACTTCGGCAACTTCGCCGACGCGTGGACCCAGGGCCGCTTCAGCTCGTACATGCGCACCAGCGCCATCGTCGCGATCCTGGTGGTCGGGCTCTCCGCGCTGTTCTCGATCATGGCCGGCTACGCCTTCGGCACCATGCGGTTCCGGGGTTCGGAAGTCCTCTTCTACGTGATCTTGCTGGGCATCATGGTTCCGGCCGAGGCGCTCGTCGTCGCCCTGTATTTCGACCTGCGTTCCGTCGGGCTCACCAACACCCTGCTCGCCATCGTGGCACCACAGGTGGCACAGTCGGTGGCCTTCGGCACGTTCTGGATGAGGGCGTATTTCCGGTCCAGCTCACGTGAGGTGGTCGAGGCCGCCCGGCTGGACGGCGCCGGTCACTGGCGCACGTTGTGGCAGGTCCTGGTGCCGATGGGACGCCCGGCCATCACCACCATGCTGGTCCTGATCTTCATGTGGACGTGGAACGAGTTCCTCATCCCGCTGGTCATGGCCACCAGTGAAGGGCTCAGAACAGCTCCGCTCGGGCTGGCCTTCTTCCAGGGCCAGTACACAGCCGGCACCTCGCTGCTGGCGGCCGGTGCGGCACTGGTCGCGCTGCCGGTCGTGGTCGTCTACCTCTTCCTGCAGCGTCACTTCATCCGAGGCATGGTCGAAGGCGCCGTCAAATGA
- a CDS encoding DeoR family transcriptional regulator, with translation MLAQRRYELIMQILRAEGPVSVGVLADRLGVSAATIRRDLNRLERLELLTRVRGGAAASTTLEEPFSEVATVGQEARDAIAQKAAELVRDGDVLLLDIGTTVHRLAAHLHGRSITVMTSNLAVYEELVPDPEIELILLGGVVRRNYRSLVGFLTEDCVRQLRAGRLFIGTSGIRPDGTIVDTTAVEVPVRRAMISSADQVILVADKSKFPGSGYATVCGPEALDVVITNEGADPGTLTTLSESGVEVIAV, from the coding sequence GTGCTCGCACAGCGACGGTATGAGTTGATTATGCAGATCCTGCGTGCCGAGGGGCCGGTCTCCGTCGGTGTGCTGGCTGATCGCCTTGGTGTCAGCGCGGCGACGATCCGCCGCGACCTGAACCGATTGGAACGGCTGGAGTTGCTGACCCGGGTGCGTGGCGGCGCAGCTGCGAGCACCACTCTCGAGGAGCCGTTCTCAGAAGTCGCCACCGTCGGCCAGGAGGCCCGCGACGCCATCGCGCAGAAGGCTGCGGAGCTGGTGCGCGACGGCGATGTTCTGCTTCTCGACATCGGCACCACGGTGCATCGCCTGGCGGCGCACCTGCATGGGCGCTCGATCACGGTCATGACGTCCAACCTCGCGGTCTACGAGGAGCTGGTTCCGGACCCGGAGATCGAGCTGATCTTGCTCGGTGGTGTGGTGCGCCGCAACTACCGCTCCCTAGTGGGATTCCTGACCGAAGACTGCGTGCGGCAGCTACGGGCCGGCCGGCTGTTCATCGGCACCAGCGGGATCCGCCCGGACGGCACTATCGTCGACACTACCGCGGTGGAAGTGCCGGTCCGGCGCGCCATGATCTCCTCGGCCGATCAAGTGATCTTGGTGGCGGACAAGTCGAAGTTTCCCGGCAGCGGCTACGCCACTGTTTGCGGACCTGAAGCGCTCGACGTCGTCATCACCAACGAGGGAGCCGATCCCGGCACCCTCACGACATTGAGTGAATCTGGAGTAGAGGTGATTGCCGTATGA